The following proteins are encoded in a genomic region of Ornithinibacillus sp. 4-3:
- a CDS encoding GNAT family N-acetyltransferase: protein MEIHKVKGSDYYLVSPLINEWWGGRNMADKLLKLFFDHFTNTSFVAEKDGNLIGFLIGFLSQSHPNEAYIHFVGVSPDHRKCSLGKHLYNQFFKVAQQNGRNIVRCITSPVNKGSIAFHTKMGFAIEEGDKKVDDIWVNKDYDGPDQDRVLFVKYLTEQE, encoded by the coding sequence TTGGAAATTCACAAAGTGAAAGGCTCTGATTATTATTTGGTTTCTCCATTAATTAATGAGTGGTGGGGTGGAAGAAATATGGCTGATAAGTTACTAAAACTATTTTTCGACCATTTCACAAACACAAGTTTCGTAGCTGAAAAGGACGGAAATCTTATTGGTTTCTTAATAGGTTTTCTTTCCCAATCTCATCCAAATGAAGCATATATACATTTTGTTGGTGTTAGCCCTGACCATAGAAAGTGTAGCCTAGGTAAACATTTATACAATCAATTTTTCAAAGTGGCTCAGCAGAACGGAAGAAATATTGTTCGCTGTATAACATCTCCTGTTAATAAAGGTTCGATTGCTTTTCATACCAAAATGGGATTTGCTATTGAAGAAGGAGATAAAAAGGTTGATGATATATGGGTAAATAAAGACTATGATGGGCCAGACCAAGATAGAGTTTTATTTGTGAAATATTTGACTGAACAAGAGTAG
- a CDS encoding DUF2642 domain-containing protein has product MKNHTSVQLVNHIDSYFYQMLSECLNKNIVVQTTNNPVQGKLTQVMPDYIVVTVQRTPFYIRMEKIVWITKSSYREE; this is encoded by the coding sequence TTGAAAAATCATACTTCGGTGCAACTGGTTAATCACATTGATTCCTATTTCTATCAAATGCTATCAGAATGTCTAAATAAGAATATCGTGGTTCAGACAACCAATAATCCTGTACAAGGAAAATTAACACAGGTGATGCCTGATTACATTGTTGTTACTGTTCAACGTACACCTTTTTACATTCGTATGGAAAAAATCGTTTGGATTACAAAATCATCTTATAGAGAGGAGTAA
- a CDS encoding ABC transporter substrate-binding protein — translation MKRLSSVLVILVLLILAACGEDKSDSNKENGNEDNQLKVAIIQQPSTFDPHMTSESIVRDTSVNVYETLITLNADYQPVTMLAESVDESEDGKVYTFKLREGVKFHNGKEMTSEDVLASMNRWKEKSPIARENLDTATFEATDEYTVVLNLEKSRLDTLELLAGQDYAPAIMPKEIIEEAGEEFVSEFIGTGPFKFEEWKQDQYIHLSAFEDYAAVDAPADGLSGKKEALVDDIYFYITKDTSTLLAGLQSGEFDIAGTSIGFNNYEIIKNDPNIDIYSAYFGTMNLVYNKKTGPFKDIKMREAVNIGLNVDDIMLSAFAYEELYKMNSSYINENVKNWYSEEGKEAYNQNDQEKAKQLIKEAGYDGEEIKLLTSRDIQYHYDIAVVVQEQLKQLGMNVKLEVYDWASHLEVRDNPDEWHLSTAGLNFATTPSQLVSLNPNWSGWLDDQKIPELMKSITEADSLEEGKALWDELQGYAWNEYLPLTQFGSVPVLLAARNNVEGLTIMDRPILMPLWNAEIK, via the coding sequence ATGAAAAGATTAAGCAGTGTTTTAGTCATATTAGTATTATTAATTTTAGCAGCATGTGGGGAAGATAAATCTGATTCAAATAAGGAGAATGGTAATGAGGATAATCAACTTAAAGTTGCTATTATTCAACAACCTTCTACTTTTGATCCACATATGACTTCAGAATCAATTGTTCGAGATACAAGTGTGAACGTCTATGAAACGCTAATTACATTGAACGCTGATTACCAGCCAGTGACGATGCTAGCTGAATCAGTAGATGAAAGCGAAGATGGAAAAGTTTATACCTTTAAATTGAGAGAAGGGGTAAAGTTTCATAATGGTAAGGAAATGACTTCAGAGGATGTTTTAGCATCTATGAATCGTTGGAAAGAAAAATCTCCAATTGCTAGAGAAAATTTGGATACTGCTACATTTGAAGCGACAGATGAGTATACGGTTGTGTTAAATTTAGAAAAAAGTAGACTGGACACGTTAGAATTATTAGCTGGACAAGATTATGCTCCAGCAATTATGCCTAAGGAAATTATAGAAGAGGCAGGGGAAGAATTTGTAAGTGAATTTATTGGGACTGGACCATTTAAATTTGAGGAATGGAAGCAGGATCAATATATTCATTTAAGTGCATTTGAAGATTATGCCGCTGTAGATGCCCCAGCAGATGGTTTATCTGGTAAAAAAGAAGCGCTTGTAGATGATATTTATTTCTATATCACCAAAGATACATCAACTTTATTAGCAGGATTACAATCTGGAGAATTTGATATTGCAGGAACGAGCATTGGATTTAACAATTATGAAATCATAAAGAATGATCCAAATATTGATATTTATAGTGCGTATTTTGGAACAATGAATCTTGTTTATAATAAGAAAACAGGTCCATTTAAAGATATTAAGATGCGTGAAGCAGTGAATATTGGTTTAAATGTAGATGATATTATGCTAAGTGCATTCGCTTATGAAGAGCTTTATAAAATGAATTCAAGTTATATTAATGAAAATGTTAAGAATTGGTATAGTGAAGAAGGAAAAGAAGCTTATAATCAAAATGATCAAGAAAAAGCAAAACAATTAATAAAAGAAGCTGGTTACGATGGAGAAGAAATAAAGTTGCTGACAAGTCGTGATATTCAGTACCATTACGACATTGCCGTTGTTGTTCAAGAGCAATTAAAACAATTAGGGATGAATGTAAAACTTGAAGTATATGACTGGGCATCGCATTTAGAGGTACGTGATAATCCAGATGAATGGCATTTATCAACAGCAGGATTAAACTTTGCGACAACACCTTCACAATTAGTTTCATTGAATCCGAATTGGTCTGGTTGGTTAGATGATCAAAAAATACCAGAATTAATGAAATCCATTACGGAAGCTGATTCGCTAGAAGAAGGTAAAGCGCTTTGGGATGAATTACAAGGTTATGCTTGGAATGAGTATTTGCCGTTAACCCAGTTTGGTTCTGTCCCAGTATTATTAGCAGCACGTAATAATGTAGAAGGTTTAACAATTATGGATAGACCGATATTGATGCCTTTATGGAATGCGGAAATTAAATAG
- a CDS encoding manganese catalase family protein — protein sequence MFKRINKLAIDLPVPTYGDANAAAAVQELLGGKFGEMSTLNNYMFQSFNFRQKKKFKPFYDLVASITAEEFGHVELVSNAINLIQKGTTFDAPPDLTPMHQAKDMRNTAAFIATAQTTLVTDSMGSPWTGFNVFSSGNLVLDLLHNFFLECGARTHKMRVYEMTNHPTARELIGYLLVRGGTHALAYAKALEIITGANVTKMLPIPNLDNTVFDHARKFEERGLGNVLFTWNDTGEYNGIKQIWKGDNPTNGERLIVQEGVPKGHPIPDLDELPEEFAPGIGPEEYKVIAKRLLDKM from the coding sequence TTGTTTAAACGAATAAATAAACTAGCAATTGATCTGCCTGTCCCAACATACGGAGACGCAAATGCAGCAGCTGCAGTTCAAGAATTACTTGGCGGGAAATTTGGTGAAATGTCCACACTAAACAATTATATGTTCCAATCCTTTAACTTCCGACAAAAGAAAAAGTTCAAGCCTTTCTACGATTTAGTTGCTAGTATTACTGCGGAAGAATTCGGTCATGTCGAGCTTGTTTCAAATGCTATTAATCTAATACAAAAAGGAACCACATTTGATGCTCCTCCTGATTTAACACCGATGCATCAGGCGAAGGATATGCGAAATACGGCCGCTTTTATTGCAACTGCACAAACCACACTAGTAACTGATTCGATGGGGAGCCCATGGACAGGATTTAATGTGTTCTCAAGTGGAAATTTAGTGCTTGATTTACTGCATAACTTTTTTCTCGAATGTGGAGCTCGCACACACAAAATGCGGGTATACGAAATGACAAATCATCCTACTGCTAGAGAATTGATTGGTTATTTACTTGTCCGAGGAGGTACACATGCCCTTGCTTATGCTAAAGCCTTAGAGATTATTACTGGTGCTAATGTCACAAAGATGCTCCCTATTCCAAACTTAGATAATACTGTTTTTGACCATGCTCGAAAGTTTGAAGAAAGAGGACTAGGAAATGTCCTATTTACCTGGAATGATACCGGAGAATATAATGGCATTAAACAAATATGGAAGGGCGATAACCCAACAAATGGTGAAAGATTAATCGTTCAAGAAGGAGTTCCTAAGGGTCATCCAATTCCTGACTTAGATGAGCTTCCAGAAGAATTTGCTCCTGGAATTGGACCAGAGGAATACAAAGTTATTGCCAAGCGACTATTAGATAAAATGTAA
- a CDS encoding ATP-binding protein yields the protein MKLQTKIQLFTSLFMLILVVLINTAVYSLFYKISIDNEVGELKGQTNQIVETLAENPDIPYDDLLRAFLPEEGMIRVYEADTSKLITIITKDAKYRSIPGEFSDAESHEVVKQSGEPRTVVIKKPIIWDDGTVVSLQLSKSLGALEETMRTLFYVFLVASIVIIIPMIIGGIFLSRFLLQPIKTFIHTMKDNTQEANWKKIHLQNRSKDELYEMEKTFNEMIEHLKENYEKQEVFVSDASHELKTPISIVKSYAQLLARRGKDNPEIFNEAVQAIDSEADRMQKLVEQMLLLAKNQQDSSHEIVDLAHLSRHTISTFQGAYDRNIVFHCKEENIFIQGNEDQLQQVIYILVDNALKYSKQDVTVEVTKSAQKAQLSVTDLGQGIPKAEQAKIFERFYRIDKARSRDTGGTGLGLAIAKSITELHGGRLILHSKEGEGSTFIVEFPILKED from the coding sequence ATGAAGCTACAGACGAAAATTCAATTATTCACTAGTTTATTTATGTTGATTTTAGTGGTATTGATTAATACAGCTGTCTATTCTCTGTTCTATAAAATATCTATTGATAATGAGGTTGGAGAATTAAAGGGCCAAACTAATCAAATTGTAGAAACCTTAGCCGAAAATCCAGATATTCCCTATGATGATTTGCTTCGAGCATTTTTGCCGGAAGAAGGGATGATTCGTGTATATGAGGCTGATACGAGCAAACTGATTACTATAATAACAAAGGATGCAAAATATCGCTCAATACCAGGAGAATTTTCTGATGCAGAATCACATGAGGTGGTTAAGCAAAGTGGTGAACCCAGAACAGTAGTAATAAAGAAGCCAATTATTTGGGATGATGGAACAGTTGTATCTCTTCAGTTAAGCAAAAGCTTGGGAGCTTTAGAGGAAACGATGCGAACACTTTTCTATGTATTCTTAGTAGCGTCTATTGTCATTATTATTCCAATGATTATTGGAGGCATATTTTTAAGTAGATTCTTATTACAGCCAATTAAGACTTTTATTCATACAATGAAGGATAATACACAAGAAGCAAACTGGAAAAAAATTCATTTGCAAAATCGATCAAAAGATGAATTATATGAGATGGAAAAAACATTTAATGAAATGATTGAACACTTAAAAGAGAATTACGAGAAGCAGGAGGTATTTGTCTCAGATGCTTCTCATGAATTAAAAACACCGATATCTATTGTGAAAAGCTATGCCCAATTACTAGCAAGGCGAGGAAAGGATAATCCAGAAATTTTTAATGAAGCAGTACAGGCAATCGATTCAGAAGCGGATCGGATGCAAAAGCTAGTGGAACAGATGCTATTACTGGCTAAAAATCAGCAAGATTCCTCTCATGAAATTGTTGATCTAGCGCATTTAAGCCGTCATACGATTAGCACTTTTCAAGGTGCCTATGATCGAAATATCGTGTTCCATTGCAAAGAAGAAAATATCTTCATTCAAGGAAATGAAGATCAGTTGCAGCAAGTTATTTATATTTTAGTGGATAATGCCTTAAAATATAGTAAGCAAGATGTTACTGTTGAGGTTACTAAAAGTGCACAAAAAGCTCAATTAAGCGTAACAGATTTAGGACAAGGGATACCAAAAGCAGAACAAGCTAAAATATTCGAGCGCTTTTATCGTATTGATAAAGCTAGAAGTCGAGATACGGGTGGTACAGGTCTTGGTTTAGCTATTGCCAAATCAATTACAGAGCTTCATGGTGGTCGTTTAATTTTGCATAGTAAAGAAGGGGAAGGCTCTACATTCATTGTAGAATTTCCAATACTGAAAGAAGATTAA
- a CDS encoding glutaredoxin family protein encodes MEQNKVVVYVSDHCSTSEQLVAYLDKHKISYEVRNVTSNYAYLLELQEKGMYGTPVTYFAEQNQFVLGFPKDKIADMLGINF; translated from the coding sequence ATGGAACAAAATAAAGTGGTTGTTTATGTAAGTGATCATTGTTCTACATCAGAACAACTAGTTGCATATTTAGATAAACACAAAATTTCATATGAAGTAAGAAACGTGACGAGTAATTATGCCTATTTACTGGAATTGCAAGAGAAGGGAATGTATGGAACACCGGTGACTTATTTCGCAGAACAAAATCAATTTGTATTAGGATTTCCAAAAGATAAAATAGCTGATATGTTAGGAATTAATTTTTAA
- a CDS encoding DUF917 domain-containing protein, which translates to MSRKKLVAEIAKKAVYGGCILGGGGGGWIQRGLERSKLAFDLGQVELVTIDELADDDYVVCVSSVGAPSAEESYVDSEQLVRTIRRMQQEFDKPIKAIMTNENGANGTVNGWIQSAATGLPLLDAPCNGRAHPTGTMGSLNLSEIEGYTSIQTFAGGKGEREVEGTIKATLNSASSITRQMSVQAGGTVGVCRNPVQVKYIKEHAALGGITQAIGLGEAFFAAEPGIERIRASAQFLNGEVLRSGKITSYELSKSGGFDVGVLYIDDLELTIWNEYMTAEIAGERVGSFPDLIMTFDTKTGNPLVSAEIKEGMDVTVINVLKENLKLSSTMFNEKLLRVIEPIINKKIID; encoded by the coding sequence ATGTCAAGAAAAAAATTAGTAGCTGAGATTGCAAAAAAAGCGGTATATGGTGGTTGTATACTAGGTGGGGGTGGTGGTGGCTGGATCCAAAGAGGCTTAGAAAGATCAAAGCTTGCTTTTGACCTTGGACAGGTGGAATTGGTCACAATTGATGAATTGGCAGATGATGATTATGTAGTTTGTGTTTCATCTGTAGGTGCGCCTTCAGCGGAAGAGAGCTATGTAGATAGTGAACAACTTGTTCGTACCATTAGAAGAATGCAGCAAGAGTTTGATAAACCTATTAAAGCAATTATGACAAATGAAAATGGCGCAAACGGCACAGTGAACGGCTGGATTCAAAGTGCTGCAACGGGATTACCTTTATTGGACGCTCCATGCAACGGGCGAGCACATCCTACAGGAACAATGGGCTCACTAAATTTATCTGAAATAGAAGGATATACTTCTATTCAAACTTTTGCAGGAGGAAAAGGGGAAAGAGAAGTAGAAGGAACGATAAAAGCTACTTTAAACTCAGCTTCCTCGATAACGAGACAAATGTCGGTACAAGCTGGTGGCACAGTTGGAGTATGTCGTAACCCTGTACAAGTTAAATATATAAAAGAACATGCTGCTCTTGGAGGAATTACCCAAGCTATTGGACTTGGAGAAGCATTTTTCGCTGCTGAACCTGGTATAGAACGTATACGAGCATCTGCTCAATTTTTAAATGGTGAGGTACTTCGTTCTGGAAAAATCACAAGCTATGAATTAAGTAAATCCGGTGGGTTTGATGTAGGAGTACTTTACATTGATGATTTAGAGCTAACAATATGGAATGAGTATATGACTGCAGAAATAGCTGGAGAAAGAGTAGGGAGTTTTCCAGATTTAATCATGACTTTTGATACGAAGACAGGTAATCCACTTGTAAGCGCGGAAATAAAAGAAGGCATGGATGTTACTGTTATTAATGTGCTTAAAGAAAATTTAAAGCTAAGTTCAACGATGTTTAATGAAAAACTGCTACGAGTAATTGAACCAATTATTAATAAAAAAATCATAGATTAA
- a CDS encoding response regulator transcription factor, which produces MTQPMILIVEDESKLSRVLQIELGYEDYQTEIADNGLDAFRLMEEKEWDLVLLDIMLPGLSGLEVLRRFRRINQHTPVILLTARDQIYDKVSGLDLGANDYVTKPFQIEELLARVRVHLRQNVQIASGEEELVVGDLQVNIGRREVSRVDKLIDLTPREFDLLVYLLKNKNLVLTREQLIENVWGYDYVGDTNIVDVYIRYLRQKIDKDFDEAYIVTVRGVGYTIKDQGE; this is translated from the coding sequence ATGACACAACCAATGATATTAATTGTTGAAGATGAAAGCAAGCTGAGCAGGGTGTTACAAATTGAGCTTGGCTATGAAGATTATCAAACAGAAATTGCTGATAACGGATTGGATGCTTTTAGACTAATGGAAGAGAAAGAATGGGATCTTGTGTTATTAGATATTATGCTTCCAGGTTTAAGTGGACTAGAGGTTTTGCGTCGTTTTAGAAGAATAAATCAGCATACACCTGTTATCTTGTTAACAGCAAGAGATCAAATATACGATAAAGTGAGTGGGCTTGATCTAGGAGCAAATGATTATGTGACAAAGCCCTTCCAAATAGAAGAATTATTAGCAAGAGTTCGTGTACATTTACGTCAAAATGTACAGATTGCTAGTGGAGAAGAAGAGCTAGTAGTTGGTGATCTCCAGGTTAATATTGGACGCCGGGAGGTATCTAGAGTAGATAAATTAATTGACCTCACACCGCGTGAATTTGATTTACTTGTATACTTATTGAAAAATAAAAATCTCGTGTTGACTCGAGAACAATTAATTGAAAATGTTTGGGGTTATGATTATGTTGGGGATACCAACATTGTCGATGTCTATATCCGATATTTGCGCCAAAAAATTGATAAAGATTTTGATGAAGCATATATTGTAACGGTTCGCGGAGTTGGATATACGATAAAGGATCAAGGCGAATGA
- a CDS encoding VOC family protein, whose protein sequence is MFALDHIVIATIDPQKSAEAFSKKYQVTSMPGGKHENWGTYNYLAYFKNNCYIEWLGIYDTDKAKVATNPLVTQLMKTLEKHDELPYQIALRTTILHEHAEHLTKHNIPTVGPLDGSRRKPNGDLLTWSMLFPKAEDDSFHPFIMQWGNTINLPDQKDQINNQEITSVILPENLQQALADIYRLTSENDSIPLENCKLTFADIFNQVQFKMD, encoded by the coding sequence TTGTTTGCTTTAGATCATATCGTAATTGCAACAATTGACCCTCAGAAATCTGCAGAAGCTTTTAGTAAAAAATATCAGGTTACTTCAATGCCTGGTGGAAAACATGAAAATTGGGGAACATACAATTATTTAGCATACTTTAAAAACAACTGTTATATAGAATGGCTAGGGATTTACGATACTGATAAGGCGAAGGTGGCAACAAACCCACTTGTTACTCAATTGATGAAAACATTAGAAAAGCATGATGAACTGCCTTATCAAATTGCATTACGTACTACCATATTACATGAGCATGCTGAACATCTAACTAAACATAATATTCCAACAGTAGGCCCTCTAGATGGCAGCAGAAGAAAACCAAATGGAGATTTATTAACTTGGAGTATGCTATTTCCAAAAGCAGAGGATGATTCCTTCCATCCTTTTATCATGCAATGGGGTAACACAATCAATCTGCCAGATCAAAAAGATCAAATAAATAACCAGGAAATTACTTCTGTGATTTTACCTGAAAATCTTCAACAAGCATTAGCAGATATCTACCGTTTAACATCTGAAAATGATTCCATTCCTTTAGAAAATTGTAAACTTACATTTGCTGATATATTTAATCAAGTGCAATTCAAAATGGACTGA
- a CDS encoding PepSY domain-containing protein, with the protein MNKKLGIGIGALLFAGILGFWIYTSDASQQAPELTTDKIREMVLSQYPGEITEIELDKELNKVVYEVEVISNGKEYDLTLDGNSGEVLKLKEKTVYTKENQSDDRKNDSTKEKSTNDEKNQTEQKQNENKQNNQQENTVINEEKAIEIAKSEFPGTLVSMELDRDDGRLIYEIEIVNGNEEAEIEIDAYTGEILVLDIDIDD; encoded by the coding sequence ATGAATAAGAAATTAGGAATTGGAATTGGAGCATTACTTTTTGCAGGAATATTAGGTTTTTGGATTTATACATCTGATGCATCACAACAAGCACCAGAATTAACAACAGATAAAATTAGAGAAATGGTGTTAAGCCAATATCCAGGTGAAATTACAGAAATTGAATTGGATAAAGAGCTTAATAAAGTAGTTTATGAAGTAGAAGTAATCAGTAATGGAAAAGAATATGATTTAACTTTAGATGGTAATAGTGGAGAAGTATTAAAGCTTAAAGAGAAAACAGTCTACACGAAAGAAAATCAATCAGATGACAGAAAAAATGACTCTACTAAAGAAAAATCAACAAATGATGAAAAAAATCAAACGGAACAAAAGCAAAATGAAAATAAACAAAATAATCAACAAGAAAACACAGTAATTAACGAAGAAAAAGCAATTGAAATTGCGAAAAGCGAATTTCCAGGCACATTAGTTAGCATGGAATTGGATAGAGATGACGGTCGCTTAATTTATGAAATTGAGATTGTGAATGGAAATGAAGAAGCGGAAATTGAGATTGATGCTTACACAGGAGAAATTTTAGTATTAGACATTGATATAGATGATTAA
- a CDS encoding alpha/beta hydrolase has translation MVGCLVIHGYTGGPYEVEPLVTYLKQKTDWNIVVPTLPGHGEKLALENISHDKWIESAEENLLKLNAEHEQVYLIGFSMGGMIAAYLSAKYKVDKLVLLAPAGKYLSFKQISVEFGELLMDGLKGNLTNNLVYNHYRKKWKTVPFKSTFEFMKLVKHTRHFLTEIKIPVFIAQGQLDSLVPAKTIHYLDKKIASTEKEFVLFDRSKHMICLGDDKNTLNAMVHNFLLKKSVQKQLT, from the coding sequence GTGGTCGGGTGTCTTGTCATTCATGGATATACTGGTGGACCATATGAAGTAGAACCATTGGTAACTTATTTGAAACAGAAAACAGATTGGAATATTGTAGTTCCAACACTTCCAGGACATGGAGAAAAGCTGGCATTAGAAAATATCTCACATGATAAATGGATTGAATCAGCAGAGGAAAACTTATTGAAATTAAATGCAGAACATGAACAAGTTTATTTAATTGGATTTTCCATGGGAGGAATGATTGCAGCTTATTTGTCTGCAAAATATAAAGTAGATAAGCTTGTTCTTTTAGCACCAGCAGGAAAATACCTTTCATTCAAACAGATATCTGTTGAATTTGGCGAATTATTGATGGATGGCTTAAAAGGGAATTTAACAAATAATTTAGTGTATAACCACTACCGAAAAAAATGGAAAACTGTTCCATTTAAATCAACTTTTGAATTTATGAAGTTAGTGAAGCATACAAGGCATTTCTTAACAGAGATTAAAATACCTGTTTTTATCGCTCAAGGACAACTTGACAGCCTTGTTCCTGCAAAAACAATACATTATTTGGATAAAAAAATTGCTTCCACAGAGAAGGAATTTGTTTTATTTGATCGTTCTAAGCATATGATTTGTTTAGGGGACGACAAAAATACATTAAATGCAATGGTGCACAATTTTTTATTAAAAAAATCAGTGCAAAAACAACTTACATGA
- a CDS encoding VTT domain-containing protein: MSIIMGLIDFILHIDEHLVEIIQKFGGWSYAVLFAIIFIETGIVIMPFLPGDSLLFASGALAAIGAFNIVSLLIFFVSGAIIGDTVNYHIGKKVGMSIPEDSFIGKYINRDRMAVAQRFFNKYGGFTIVIARFMPFVRTFIPFVAGASRMNYSYFLFYNVVGAFLWVFICTLLGYFFGNIPIVKENFTTVLLLIIFISVLPAIIGVFRARRKK, from the coding sequence ATGTCAATTATAATGGGATTAATTGATTTTATACTACATATTGACGAGCACTTAGTAGAAATAATTCAGAAATTTGGTGGCTGGTCATATGCTGTTTTGTTTGCGATTATTTTTATAGAGACAGGCATTGTAATTATGCCCTTCTTACCTGGAGATTCTTTATTATTTGCAAGTGGCGCACTTGCTGCAATAGGAGCTTTTAACATCGTTTCTTTGCTAATCTTTTTTGTTAGTGGAGCAATTATCGGAGATACAGTAAATTACCATATTGGTAAAAAAGTTGGCATGTCTATTCCAGAGGATAGCTTTATCGGAAAATATATTAATCGTGATCGAATGGCAGTAGCACAACGATTCTTTAATAAATATGGAGGATTTACTATCGTTATAGCACGTTTCATGCCATTTGTTCGAACCTTTATTCCATTTGTTGCAGGGGCAAGTCGAATGAATTATAGTTATTTTCTTTTCTATAATGTTGTTGGAGCATTTTTATGGGTGTTCATTTGTACTTTATTAGGTTACTTCTTTGGCAATATTCCAATTGTTAAAGAAAACTTTACTACTGTATTATTATTAATTATTTTTATTTCTGTCTTACCTGCAATTATTGGTGTATTTCGTGCACGAAGAAAGAAATAG
- a CDS encoding YppG family protein, which yields MFNRPDHTTYFGENQQSSYINPPYRDSQYPPTMPPADYYNEPSQLEGWYSTPPSPNDFMNHSQVPYPYHSFFPGGYPPNQPPIPGQWNAPTQAAYNQPNHSPPSNSSPSFMSQFQQASGQIDFNKMLSTVGQLANTVQQVAPMIQQFSALFKRV from the coding sequence ATGTTTAATCGTCCAGACCATACAACATATTTTGGAGAAAATCAGCAAAGTTCATATATAAATCCACCATATAGAGACAGCCAATATCCACCAACCATGCCTCCAGCAGACTATTATAATGAACCATCTCAATTAGAAGGATGGTACTCAACACCGCCGTCACCAAATGATTTTATGAATCATTCACAAGTGCCATATCCTTATCACTCATTTTTTCCTGGTGGATATCCGCCGAATCAGCCGCCTATACCAGGGCAATGGAATGCTCCTACACAGGCAGCATATAATCAACCAAATCATTCCCCACCATCTAATTCTAGTCCAAGTTTTATGAGCCAATTTCAACAAGCTAGTGGCCAAATTGACTTTAATAAAATGTTATCAACAGTCGGACAGTTAGCGAATACGGTGCAACAGGTTGCTCCGATGATTCAACAATTTAGTGCATTGTTCAAAAGAGTATAG
- a CDS encoding AroM family protein, which yields MIKKTIGVLTIGQSPRTDIVPSFQAILGDDVCIKEAGGLDRLTEQEIANVYPDEGDTVYISRLRDGSSVKMGKSKILPLLQKEINELEKEASIIIVLCTGELQALSSNKTMIFPDAILKNIVAATLQLGTLGLIIPLEEQKEKMLQRWKNFPVFVEVASPYAKSDVEQAAKKLKEKGASLIVLSCMGYNERHKEEAIQGSSLPVLLPKTLIAKIASEYL from the coding sequence ATGATAAAAAAGACCATTGGCGTTTTAACAATAGGACAATCTCCTCGCACAGATATTGTTCCATCCTTTCAAGCAATTTTAGGCGATGATGTTTGTATTAAAGAAGCTGGTGGACTAGATCGACTTACAGAGCAAGAAATTGCTAATGTGTACCCAGACGAAGGGGATACTGTATATATTTCTAGATTAAGAGATGGAAGCTCTGTGAAAATGGGTAAATCTAAAATCCTTCCTTTATTACAAAAGGAAATAAACGAATTGGAAAAAGAAGCTTCCATCATCATTGTTTTATGCACTGGTGAGCTACAAGCATTATCTTCAAATAAAACGATGATTTTTCCAGATGCGATATTAAAAAATATTGTAGCCGCTACACTTCAGTTAGGTACACTTGGTCTGATCATCCCATTAGAGGAACAAAAAGAGAAGATGCTTCAAAGATGGAAGAACTTCCCGGTATTCGTTGAAGTAGCATCTCCATATGCGAAAAGCGATGTAGAACAAGCGGCTAAAAAACTAAAGGAAAAAGGTGCATCTTTAATTGTTTTAAGTTGTATGGGATATAATGAACGACATAAAGAGGAAGCAATACAAGGTAGTTCACTTCCCGTACTATTACCTAAAACGTTAATTGCGAAAATAGCATCAGAGTATTTATAA